Proteins from a single region of Thermococcus sp. CX2:
- a CDS encoding 30S ribosomal protein S13, translating to MTDNFRHIVRIAGVDLDGNKQLRWALTGIKGIGINFATMVLRVAGLDPYMKTGYLTDEQVRKIEEILEDPVAHGIPAWAVNRPKDYETGKDMHLITAKLVMAWREDINRLRRIRAYRGIRHELGLPLRGQRTRSNFRHGTTVGVRRKKK from the coding sequence ATGACGGACAACTTCAGACACATCGTCCGTATAGCGGGAGTTGATTTGGACGGAAATAAGCAGCTGAGATGGGCCCTTACGGGCATCAAGGGCATAGGAATAAACTTTGCAACGATGGTGCTCAGAGTTGCAGGGCTCGACCCCTACATGAAGACCGGTTATCTGACAGACGAGCAGGTCAGGAAGATAGAGGAGATCCTTGAGGATCCAGTTGCCCATGGCATACCTGCTTGGGCAGTCAACAGGCCGAAGGACTACGAGACCGGCAAGGACATGCACCTTATCACCGCCAAGCTTGTCATGGCCTGGCGTGAGGACATCAACAGGCTCAGGAGGATCAGGGCTTACCGCGGCATAAGGCACGAGCTCGGTCTTCCACTCAGGGGACAGAGGACCAGGTCGAACTTCAGGCACGGTACCACCGTTGGCGTGAGAAGAAAGAAGAAGTGA
- a CDS encoding 30S ribosomal protein S4, giving the protein MGDPKRQRKKYETPSHPWIKERLERERVLMKKYALKNKKELWRHETQLKEFRRRARRLLAARGKQAEVERIQLLQRLNRLGLLPADAVLDDVLSLTVEDVLDRRLQTIVFKKGLARTIRQARQLIVHGHIEVNGQIIRSPGYLVLKEEEDTITYSKTSPFAKESHPERVVIEQAKGEAS; this is encoded by the coding sequence ATGGGAGACCCAAAGAGGCAGAGGAAGAAGTACGAGACTCCCTCTCACCCTTGGATTAAGGAGAGGCTTGAGAGAGAGCGCGTGCTCATGAAGAAGTACGCTCTCAAGAACAAGAAGGAGCTCTGGAGGCACGAGACTCAGCTCAAGGAGTTCAGGCGTAGGGCCAGGCGCCTCCTCGCTGCCCGCGGTAAGCAGGCCGAGGTCGAGAGGATTCAGCTCCTCCAGAGGCTCAACAGGCTTGGACTTCTTCCGGCCGATGCGGTGCTGGATGATGTCCTGTCCCTCACCGTGGAGGACGTTCTCGACAGGCGCCTCCAGACCATAGTCTTCAAGAAGGGACTCGCTAGGACCATCAGGCAGGCCAGGCAGCTCATCGTCCACGGCCACATAGAGGTCAACGGTCAGATAATCCGCTCTCCTGGCTACCTCGTCCTCAAGGAGGAGGAAGACACCATAACCTACTCGAAGACATCCCCGTTCGCCAAGGAGAGCCACCCCGAGAGGGTTGTTATTGAGCAGGCTAAGGGTGAGGCCTCATGA